A stretch of Strix aluco isolate bStrAlu1 chromosome 16, bStrAlu1.hap1, whole genome shotgun sequence DNA encodes these proteins:
- the LOC141931001 gene encoding uncharacterized protein LOC141931001, producing the protein MRTGAAAFVLLAVAIWRKAGTAARYRRMRSSAAPFVLVAAALWPEACTAARYWHMGSRAAAFLLAADALWLKVGTAALYWPMRIGAAAFVLVAAALWPKMGTAAQYWRMCTGAAAFVLVAAALWSKACTAARYWPMGSSAATFLLAAAALWLRVGTAARYWPMRIGTAAFVLVAASLWPKAGYCSPVIVAWALAPALSCSLLPSCGQKRVLQPVIGAAAFVLVAATLWSKARTSARYWPMRTGAAAFVLLAVAIWRKAGTAARYRRMRSSAAPFVLVAAALWPEACTAARYWHMGSRAAAFLLAADALWLKVGTAALYWPMRIGAAAFVLVAAALWPKMGTAAQYWRMCTGAAAFVLVAAALWSKACTAARYWPMGSSAATFLLAAAALWLRVGTAARYWPMRIGTAAFVLVAASLWPKAGYCSPVIVAWALAPALSCSLLPSCGQKRVLQPVIGAAAFVLVAATLWSKARTSARYWPMRTGAAAFVLLAVAIWRKAGTAARYRRMRSSAAPFVLVAAALWPEACTAARYWHMGSRAAAFLLAADALWLKVGTAALYWPMRIGAAAFVLVAAALWPKMGTAAQYWRMCTGAAAFVLVAAALWSKACTAARYWPMGSSAATFLLAAAALWLRVGTAARYWPMRIGTAAFVLVAASLWPKAGYCSPVIVAWALAPALSCSLLPSCGQKRVLQPVIGAAAFVLVAATLWSKARTSARYWPMRTGAAAFVLLAVAIWRKAGTAARYRRMRSSAAPFVLVAAALWPEACTAARYWHMGSRAAAFLLAADALWLKVGTAALYWPMRIGAAAFVLVAAALWPKMGTAAQYWRMCTGAAAFVLVAAALWSKACTAARYWPMGSSAATFLLAAAALWLRVGTAARYWPMRIGTAAFVLVAASLWPKAGYCSPVIVAWALAPALSCSLLPSCGQKRVLQPVIGAAAFVLVAATLWSKARTSARYWPMRTGAAAFVLLAVAIWRKAGTAARYRRMRSSAAPFVLVAAALWPEACTAARYWHMGSRAAAFLLAADALWLKVGTAALYWPMRIGAAAFVLVAAALWPKMGTAAQYWRMCTGAAAFVLVAAALWSKACTAARYWPMGSSAATFLLAAAALWLRVGTAARYWPMRIGTAAFVLVAASLWPKAGYCSPVIVAWALAPALSCSLLPSCGQKRVLQPVIGAAAFVLVAATLWSKARTSARYWPMRTGAAAFVLLAVAIWRKAGTAARYRRMRSSAAPFVLVAAALWPEACTAARYWHMGSRAAAFLLAADALWLKVGTAALYWPMRIGAAAFVLVAAALWPKMGTAAQYWRMCTGAAAFVLVAAALWSKACTAARYWPMGSSAATFLLAAAALWLRVGTAARYWPMRIGTAAFVLVAASLWPKAGYCSPVIVAWALAPALSCSLLPSCGQKRVLQPVIGAAAFVLVAATLWSKARTSARYWPMRTGAAAFVLLAVAIWRKAGTAARYRRMRSSAAPFVLVAAALWPEACTAARYWHMGSRAAAFLLAADALWLKVGTAALYWPMRIGAAAFVLVAAALWPKMGTAAQYWRMCTGAAAFVLVAAALWSKACTAARYWPMGSSAATFLLAAAALWLRVGTAARYWPMRIGTAAFVLVAASLWPKAGYCSPVIVAWALAPALSCSLLPSCGQKRVLQPVIGAAAFVLVAATLWSKARTSARYWPMRTGAAAFVLLAVAIWRKAGTAARYRRMRSSAAPFVLVAAALWPEACTAARYWHMGSRAAAFLLAADALWLKVGTAALYWPMRIGAAAFVLVAAALWPKMGTAAQYWHMCTGAAAFVLVAAALWSKACTAAHY; encoded by the coding sequence atgcgtaCTGGCGCCGCTGCTTTCGTGCTCCTTGCTGTTGCCATCTGGcgaaaagcaggtacagcagcccgttataggcgcatgcgcagtagcgccgcccctttcgtgctcgttgctgccgccctgtggccagaagcgtgtactgcagcccgttattggcatATGGGGAGTAGAGCCGcagctttcttgctcgctgctgacgccctgtggttaaaagtgggtactgcagccctttattggcccatgcgcattggcgccgccgctttcgtgctcgtcgCTGCCGCTCTGTGGCCAAAGATGGGTACTGCAGCCCAATATTGGCGCATgtgcactggcgccgccgctttcgtgctcgttgctgccgccctgtggtcaaaagcgtgtactgcagcccgttattggcccatgggGAGTAGCGCGGCcactttcttgctcgctgctgccgccctgtggttaagagtgggtactgcagcccgttattggcccatgcgcattggcaccgccgctttcgtgctcgttgctgcctcCCTGTGGCCAAAAGCAGGGTACTGCAGTCCTGTTATTGTCGCATGGGCACTGGCGCCGGCTCtgtcgtgctcgttgctgccatCGTGTGGCCAAAAgagggtactgcagcccgttattggtgccgccgctttcgtgctcgttgccgCCACCCTATGGTCAAAAGCGCGTACttcagcccgttattggcccatgcgtaCTGGCGCCGCTGCTTTCGTGCTCCTTGCTGTTGCCATCTGGcgaaaagcaggtacagcagcccgttataggcgcatgcgcagtagcgccgcccctttcgtgctcgttgctgccgccctgtggccagaagcgtgtactgcagcccgttattggcatATGGGGAGTAGAGCCGcagctttcttgctcgctgctgacgccctgtggttaaaagtgggtactgcagccctttattggcccatgcgcattggcgccgccgctttcgtgctcgtcgCTGCCGCTCTGTGGCCAAAGATGGGTACTGCAGCCCAATATTGGCGCATgtgcactggcgccgccgctttcgtgctcgttgctgccgccctgtggtcaaaagcgtgtactgcagcccgttattggcccatgggGAGTAGCGCGGCcactttcttgctcgctgctgccgccctgtggttaagagtgggtactgcagcccgttattggcccatgcgcattggcaccgccgctttcgtgctcgttgctgcctcCCTGTGGCCAAAAGCAGGGTACTGCAGTCCTGTTATTGTCGCATGGGCACTGGCGCCGGCTCtgtcgtgctcgttgctgccatCGTGTGGCCAAAAgagggtactgcagcccgttattggtgccgccgctttcgtgctcgttgccgCCACCCTATGGTCAAAAGCGCGTACttcagcccgttattggcccatgcgtaCTGGCGCCGCTGCTTTCGTGCTCCTTGCTGTTGCCATCTGGcgaaaagcaggtacagcagcccgttataggcgcatgcgcagtagcgccgcccctttcgtgctcgttgctgccgccctgtggccagaagcgtgtactgcagcccgttattggcatATGGGGAGTAGAGCCGcagctttcttgctcgctgctgacgccctgtggttaaaagtgggtactgcagccctttattggcccatgcgcattggcgccgccgctttcgtgctcgtcgCTGCCGCTCTGTGGCCAAAGATGGGTACTGCAGCCCAATATTGGCGCATgtgcactggcgccgccgctttcgtgctcgttgctgccgccctgtggtcaaaagcgtgtactgcagcccgttattggcccatgggGAGTAGCGCGGCcactttcttgctcgctgctgccgccctgtggttaagagtgggtactgcagcccgttattggcccatgcgcattggcaccgccgctttcgtgctcgttgctgcctcCCTGTGGCCAAAAGCAGGGTACTGCAGTCCTGTTATTGTCGCATGGGCACTGGCGCCGGCTCtgtcgtgctcgttgctgccatCGTGTGGCCAAAAgagggtactgcagcccgttattggtgccgccgctttcgtgctcgttgccgCCACCCTATGGTCAAAAGCGCGTACttcagcccgttattggcccatgcgtaCTGGCGCCGCTGCTTTCGTGCTCCTTGCTGTTGCCATCTGGcgaaaagcaggtacagcagcccgttataggcgcatgcgcagtagcgccgcccctttcgtgctcgttgctgccgccctgtggccagaagcgtgtactgcagcccgttattggcatATGGGGAGTAGAGCCGcagctttcttgctcgctgctgacgccctgtggttaaaagtgggtactgcagccctttattggcccatgcgcattggcgccgccgctttcgtgctcgtcgCTGCCGCTCTGTGGCCAAAGATGGGTACTGCAGCCCAATATTGGCGCATgtgcactggcgccgccgctttcgtgctcgttgctgccgccctgtggtcaaaagcgtgtactgcagcccgttattggcccatgggGAGTAGCGCGGCcactttcttgctcgctgctgccgccctgtggttaagagtgggtactgcagcccgttattggcccatgcgcattggcaccgccgctttcgtgctcgttgctgcctcCCTGTGGCCAAAAGCAGGGTACTGCAGTCCTGTTATTGTCGCATGGGCACTGGCGCCGGCTCtgtcgtgctcgttgctgccatCGTGTGGCCAAAAgagggtactgcagcccgttattggtgccgccgctttcgtgctcgttgccgCCACCCTATGGTCAAAAGCGCGTACttcagcccgttattggcccatgcgtaCTGGCGCCGCTGCTTTCGTGCTCCTTGCTGTTGCCATCTGGcgaaaagcaggtacagcagcccgttataggcgcatgcgcagtagcgccgcccctttcgtgctcgttgctgccgccctgtggccagaagcgtgtactgcagcccgttattggcatATGGGGAGTAGAGCCGcagctttcttgctcgctgctgacgccctgtggttaaaagtgggtactgcagccctttattggcccatgcgcattggcgccgccgctttcgtgctcgtcgCTGCCGCTCTGTGGCCAAAGATGGGTACTGCAGCCCAATATTGGCGCATgtgcactggcgccgccgctttcgtgctcgttgctgccgccctgtggtcaaaagcgtgtactgcagcccgttattggcccatgggGAGTAGCGCGGCcactttcttgctcgctgctgccgccctgtggttaagagtgggtactgcagcccgttattggcccatgcgcattggcaccgccgctttcgtgctcgttgctgcctcCCTGTGGCCAAAAGCAGGGTACTGCAGTCCTGTTATTGTCGCATGGGCACTGGCGCCGGCTCtgtcgtgctcgttgctgccatCGTGTGGCCAAAAgagggtactgcagcccgttattggtgccgccgctttcgtgctcgttgccgCCACCCTATGGTCAAAAGCGCGTACttcagcccgttattggcccatgcgtaCTGGCGCCGCTGCTTTCGTGCTCCTTGCTGTTGCCATCTGGcgaaaagcaggtacagcagcccgttataggcgcatgcgcagtagcgccgcccctttcgtgctcgttgctgccgccctgtggccagaagcgtgtactgcagcccgttattggcatATGGGGAGTAGAGCCGcagctttcttgctcgctgctgacgccctgtggttaaaagtgggtactgcagccctttattggcccatgcgcattggcgccgccgctttcgtgctcgtcgCTGCCGCTCTGTGGCCAAAGATGGGTACTGCAGCCCAATATTGGCGCATgtgcactggcgccgccgctttcgtgctcgttgctgccgccctgtggtcaaaagcgtgtactgcagcccgttattggcccatgggGAGTAGCGCGGCcactttcttgctcgctgctgccgccctgtggttaagagtgggtactgcagcccgttattggcccatgcgcattggcaccgccgctttcgtgctcgttgctgcctcCCTGTGGCCAAAAGCAGGGTACTGCAGTCCTGTTATTGTCGCATGGGCACTGGCGCCGGCTCtgtcgtgctcgttgctgccatCGTGTGGCCAAAAgagggtactgcagcccgttattggtgccgccgctttcgtgctcgttgccgCCACCCTATGGTCAAAAGCGCGTACttcagcccgttattggcccatgcgtaCTGGCGCCGCTGCTTTCGTGCTCCTTGCTGTTGCCATCTGGcgaaaagcaggtacagcagcccgttataggcgcatgcgcagtagcgccgcccctttcgtgctcgttgctgccgccctgtggccagaagcgtgtactgcagcccgttattggcatATGGGGAGTAGAGCCGcagctttcttgctcgctgctgacgccctgtggttaaaagtgggtactgcagccctttattggcccatgcgcattggcgccgccgctttcgtgctcgtcgCTGCCGCTCTGTGGCCAAAGATGGGTACTGCAGCCCAATATTGGCGCATgtgcactggcgccgccgctttcgtgctcgttgctgccgccctgtggtcaaaagcgtgtactgcagcccgttattggcccatgggGAGTAGCGCGGCcactttcttgctcgctgctgccgccctgtggttaagagtgggtactgcagcccgttattggcccatgcgcattggcaccgccgctttcgtgctcgttgctgcctcCCTGTGGCCAAAAGCAGGGTACTGCAGTCCTGTTATTGTCGCATGGGCACTGGCGCCGGCTCtgtcgtgctcgttgctgccatCGTGTGGCCAAAAgagggtactgcagcccgttattggtgccgccgctttcgtgctcgttgccgCCACCCTATGGTCAAAAGCGCGTACttcagcccgttattggcccatgcgtaCTGGCGCCGCTGCTTTCGTGCTCCTTGCTGTTGCCATCTGGcgaaaagcaggtacagcagcccgttataggcgcatgcgcagtagcgccgcccctttcgtgctcgttgctgccgccctgtggccagaagcgtgtactgcagcccgttattggcatATGGGGAGTAGAGCCGcagctttcttgctcgctgctgacgccctgtggttaaaagtgggtactgcagccctttattggcccatgcgcattggcgccgccgctttcgtgctcgtcgCTGCCGCTCTGTGGCCAAAGATGGGTACTGCAGCCCAATATTGGCACATgtgcactggcgccgccgctttcgtgctcgttgctgccgccctgtggtcaaaagcgtgtactgCGGCCCATTATTGa